A region from the Lolium perenne isolate Kyuss_39 chromosome 4, Kyuss_2.0, whole genome shotgun sequence genome encodes:
- the LOC127294635 gene encoding RHOMBOID-like protein 2: protein MKPAGPGALEVRVERPQPPPVHLNPARLRARPYYRRWTSWLVPAASVACVVVFLVTMFVNDCPDRGLGNCFASFLGRFSFQPLKENPLLGPSSTALLKMGALDVSKVVHGRQGWRLITCMWLHAGVVHLLINVLCLIFIGIRLEQEFGFVRIGIVYLISGFGGSLMSALFIRSSISVGASGALFGLIGSMLSELITNWTLYANKVAALLTLVFVIVVNLALGILPRVDNFAHIGGLISGFFLGFVVFIRPQFAWLNQNRVAPGQQTAPAERKHKTYQYVLWIVAAVMLIVGFTVAIVLLFRGYNANDHCSWCHYMSCVPTKKWKCNSSPTTCNAILQGNTLNLTCEGTGIHRSYIVAEAPQDKIDQFCQQLCS from the exons ATGAAGCCCGCCGGCCCCGGCGCCCTCGAGGTCCGCGTCGAGCGGCCGCAGCCTCCGCCGGTGCACCTGAACCCGGCCCGGCTCAGGGCGCGCCCCTACTACCGCCGCTGGACGTCCTGGCTCGTCCCGGCCGCCTCCGTCGCctgcgtcgtcgtcttcctcgtcaccatGTTCGTCAACGACTGCCCCGACCGCGGCCTCGGAAACTGCTTCGCATCCTTCCTCGGCCGCTTCTCCTTCCAGCCGCTCAAGGAGAACCCGCTCCTCGGACCATCCTCCACCGC GTTGCTGAAGATGGGAGCTTTAGATGTGTCTAAAGTTGTCCATGGTCGCCAAGGATGGCGTTTAATCACGTGTATGTGGCTCCATGCAGGGGTTGTTCATTTGCTCATCAATGTGCTTTGCCTTATTTTTATTGGTATTCGACTGGAACAGGAATTTGGGTTTG TGAGGATCGGTATTGTTTATCTCATTTCTGGTTTTGGTGGGAGCTTGATGTCCGCTCTCTTCATCCGATCAAGTATTTCCGTTGGTGCCTCTGGTGCTCTGTTTGGACTGATTGGGTCTATGCTTTCTGAACTCATTACAAATTGGACACTCTATGCAAATAAG GTGGCAGCATTATTAACCCTGGTATTTGTAATCGTGGTGAACTTGGCTCTTGGGATACTCCCCAGAGTGGATAACTTTGCTCATATTGGGGGCCTTATATCTGGGTTCTTTCTTGGATTTGTGGTCTTCATTCGACCACAGTTTGCATGGCTTAACCAGAACAGAGTAGCACCTGGACAACAAACTGCTCCTGCTGAACGGAAGCATAAGACATATCAATATGTATTGTGGATAGTTGCTGCTGTTATGCTGATTGTCGG GTTCACGGTGGCTATAGTTCTGCTTTTCCGAGGATATAATGCAAATGATCACTGCTCTTGGTGTCACTATATGAGCTGTGTTCCTACTAAAAAATGGAAGTGCAACTCATCACCAACAACTTGCAAT GCAATACTGCAGGGGAATACCTTGAACTTGACGTGCGAAGGCACAGGCATACACCGGAGCTACATTGTAGCTGAAGCTCCACAAGATAAGATCGACCAGTTCTGCCAGCAGCTTTGCAGTTAG